Proteins encoded by one window of Girardinichthys multiradiatus isolate DD_20200921_A chromosome 14, DD_fGirMul_XY1, whole genome shotgun sequence:
- the LOC124880554 gene encoding receptor-type tyrosine-protein phosphatase H, giving the protein MMGNLSFTRKLCISVCWGLLLMYTAAERQYFIISQNSSWVQARNHCQVCYEEMVTLTPENTHIVARMINSDHWIGLRKYINYNGTYNDTTEPDNSTNISPNISDTPWTLWANGDPLVFQNWYPGYPVFKSPLPKIDCCSCSCTCPAPIRTTTNPPTVSSVTSQKKPTGPNTSTVIYDNMTDFTSLLEFENATTDTMNFTNKANVTQSWKSTAVLNVHATDSSWTTTPQLPILSTCERSPMLPPIIPENNKNYIENSCVVILSFGPWVEKVCSEQKPFICYEDRFMGRVNVSNITSSSVSLRWDQGPGDLSHYRLQVAAANWNLTVKLHNLNFELNNLTAGTRYNIQVFPVKCKRDLNPQNSSFYTIPGEVENLTVTSFTETSVSLSWKKPDGNYDFFQVTAKSLLDPPDSIIMDNIIKEHLVFDKLKQGNNYMFIFITGVKDRTMWSQERKTFACTRPAKVTKLEAFGNSDTYLQLKWTPPEGKYKKFTVKVKDGNMSDLNATVSLLDPSKLNEVCVSGLPRGSMIKFFVSAFSNCSLQGETENITTYTAPGPISNLSLHANESSITASWSFDANNGNVSEFQAKLFLNGSSEQNKKTKDEKKQITFEKLKTATNYTVAVYAVINNLTSPEKSSSIFTLPSQPTEAKVLSRTSNSLTFVWKAPVNSSATDYNCTLNSTFWNIFQTQNVNNTSCCFTNLFSGSNYSFQVYTVSEGRTSEPTGCLGETVEDKVEISLSMMCISKQSLYCDETKVRENLFKELKDYIKDELNGNVVYEVQGDTFQRT; this is encoded by the exons GTCTGCTATGAGGAGATGGTGACTCTGACTCCAGAAAACACCCACATCGTCGCCAGAATGATCAACTCCGACCACTGGATTGGCCTTCGCAAGTATATAAACTACAACGGCACCTACAATGACACCACTGAACCCGACAACTCCACCAACATCTCACCCAACATCTcagatacaccctggacactgTGGGCCAACGGGGATCCCCTTGTCTTCCAGAACTGGTACCCTGGCTACCCTGTGTTTAAATCCCCGCTGCCAAAGATAGACTGCTGCAGCTGCTCCTGCACCTGCCCGGCACCCATCCGGACAACAACGAACCCCCCAACAGTATCCTCTGTCACCAgccaaaaaaaaccaacaggACCAAACACCTCTACAGTAATTTATGACAATATGACAGACTTTACCAGCTTACTAGAGTTTGAAAACGCGACGACAGACACGATGAACTTCACAAACAAGGCCAATGTCACCCAGTCCTGGAAATCCACCGCAGTTTTGAACGTTCACGCCACAGATTCATCCTGGACGACTACGCCACAGCTGCCTATATTATCCACATGCGAACGGTCGCCCATGTTACCACCCATCATACCAGAGAATAATAAAAACTACATCGAAAACTCTTGTGTGGTCATACTCAGCTTTGGGCCTTGGGTTGAAAAGGTGTGCTCGGAGCAGAAGCCTTTCATTTGCTACGAAG ACCGCTTCATGGGGAGGGTCAACGTGTCCAACATCACGTCCTCGTCTGTGTCTCTGCGGTGGGATCAGGGGCCCGGTGACCTCAGCCATTATCGTTTACAGGTGGCTGCTGCTAACTGGAATTTAACAGTCAAGCTGCATAATTTAAACTTTGAACTCAACAACCTCACTGCCGGCACCCGCTACAACATCCAAGTATTTCCTGTGAAGTGTAAAAGAGACCTTAACCCGCAGAACAGCTCTTTCTACACCA TACCAGGGGAAGTGGAGAACCTCACTGTGACCagttttacagaaacatccGTCAGTCTGAGCTGGAAGAAGCCAGATGGGAACTACGACTTCTTCCAAGTTACAGCTAAATCATTATTGGATCCGCCTGACTCAATCATTATGGACAACATTATAAAAGAACACTTAGTGTTTGATAAGCTGAAACAGGGAAACAACTACATGTTCATTTTCATCACCGGAGTCAAAGACAGGACCATGTGGAGTCAGGAGAGAAAGACCTTCGCCTGCACCA GACCCGCCAAAGTGACCAAGCTGGAAGCGTTTGGTAATAGTGACACGTATCTGCAGCTCAAGTGGACCCCACCAGAGGGAAAATACAAGAAGTTTACCGTGAAGGTCAAGGATGGAAATAT GAGCGACCTGAATGCTACAGTGAGTCTACTAGATCCTTCTAAACTGAATGAAGTGTGTGTGTCAGGCCTGCCAAGAGGCAGTATGATTAAGTTTTTTGTGAGCGCGTTCAGCAATTGTAGCCTGCAAGGAGAGACTGAAAACATCACAACATACACTG CTCCTGGACCGATCTCAAACCTGAGTTTACATGCAAACGAAAGCTCCATAACCGCTAGCTGGAGCTTTGATGCGAATAACGGAAATGTTTCAGAGTTTCAAGCCAAACTTTTCTTGAATGGATCTTctgagcaaaataaaaaaacaaaagatgaaaaaaaacaaataacatttgAAAAGCTGAAAACTGCGACCAATTACACCGTGGCAGTATATgcagttattaataatctgaCAAGCCCAGAAAAGTCGAGCTCCATTTTTACCT tgccGTCGCAACCTACTGAGGCAAAGGTCCTCAGCAGGACTAGTAACTCCCTCACCTTTGTGTGGAAAGCCCCAGTAAACTCATCAGCAACTGACTACAACTGCACCCTCAACTCTACATTTTGGAACATATTTCAAACTCAAAATGTCAATAATACTAGCTGCTGTTTTACGAACTTGTTTTCAGGAAGCAACTACAGCTTTCAGGTGTACACCGTGAGCGAGGGCAGGACTAGTGAACCAACAGGGTGCTTAGGTGAAACAG TTGAAGACAAAGTCGAAATCTCTCTGTCAATGATGTGCATTTCAAAACAGTCTCTCTATTGTGATGAAACGAAAGTAAGggaaaatttatttaaagag CTGAAAGACTATATCAAGGATGAACTAAATGGAAATGTTGTTTATGAGGTCCAAGGGGATACTTTTCAAAGAACATGA
- the LOC124881242 gene encoding CD209 antigen-like protein C: MASYDSTAASLKTAAREDVRSCKKCPPTVRWAVAIAAISLLITFILSFILFANWGAAPKEDPTFHKKQVEHLQQCQRECHDLKMMLHSATQDPRCRLCPDGWLWWRSHCYFFSVGLQEDCRWNESVEFCRQQNSSLVVIEDSAEMDFLQGVMRHATKSPFLWVGLTDGQQEGRWLWLSGSEVQNHLPVVVQWDSDDRDCADLRGGGTLFAADCEEHGPWICKRES; encoded by the exons ATGGCTTCATACGACAGTACAGCGGCATCACTGAAAACTGCAGCGCGTGAAG aTGTGAGATCCTGCAAGAAGTGTCCCCCGACAGTTAGATGGGCTGTTGCTATAGCAGCAATATCACTGCTCATCACATTCATCTTAtccttcattttgtttg CCAACTGGGGAGCAGCACCAAAAGAGGATCCAACCTTTCACAAAAAACAGGTGGAACATCTGCAGCAGTGCCAAAGAGAGTGCCATGATCTGAAAATGATGCTGCATTCTGCCACTCAGG ACCCCAGATGCCGTCTGTGTCCTGATGGCTGGCTGTGGTGGAGGAGTCACTGCTACTTTTTCTCGGTCGGACTCCAAGAAGACTGTCGGTGGAACGAGAGCGTCGAGTTCTGCCGGCAGCAGAACAGCAGCCTGGTTGTGATCGAAGACTCTGCAGAGATG GATTTTCTCCAAGGAGTTATGAGACACGCCACAAAAAGTCCTTTCCTGTGGGTTGGACTGACGGACGGCCAACAGGAGGGACGCTGGCTGTGGCTGAGTGGGAGCGAAGTCCAGAACCACTTGCC AGTGGTTGTGCAGTGGGACAGTGATGACAGGGACTGTGCAGACCTGAGGGGAGGTGGGACTCTGTTTGCTGCTGACTGTGAAGAGCACGGACCCTGGATCTGCAAGAGAGAGTCCTGA